From the Telopea speciosissima isolate NSW1024214 ecotype Mountain lineage chromosome 9, Tspe_v1, whole genome shotgun sequence genome, the window ttatccatttacatataGATATAGCTTTTCaaatagctatagcctatctgtatctgcacccgtttagctttcggacagattcggatagtgctaaacggatacggacacggatatggaaacggatttcgaatttacacccctactttcAACCATATATAGTGGCCGATAATTGAGAAATCCTAGTTGTAGTAGCGTAATCACTTGGAAGGGCAAGTCGATCGTGCGGTGGCTCTcgaacatggttttagtgcacagtatcaaAAAGGTTACCGGCAACACAAAAAACTGATACGATATCAATATGGTATTGGCTTGGATCGACTGTATCAAATAAAATTACcctttgattttcttaaaaaatgagtttttagacCATTTTACCTCTTGTTCCTCCCGTGCTATCGATACGATATCAGCACAATATCaatatcggtgactagcaaaactggTACATACGGacgatatgataccaatactaGAACCATCCTCTCGAATTGATCCTCCCAGACCTGCCAAAGCATAGGAAGGAACACCACGGATGACGTGGGCTGATCGGCCAGCCATCTCATGATGTTCTCGAAGTCGTCTGATCAAATCATCAGGATTTAGGATCAGACCCTAGAGATCAAACAACGGTCCAACCGGGTACAAAGGTGGAGTTCGACCGTCAGAGGTTAACGAGTGAACTGCGTAGGGTTCTAACACCTCAAATGTATTTATGTTAATACCCTTTGCTTCCCTGAACCTACAACCATGGTTGAGGTACCAAGTATACTCGAACTAGTTTCTGGTCCACATTGGCAGAGGCAAGACTTGTAGAGGGGCTGGGTTAATAAAACTCGGGATGATCAACTTGGTGGCCAAGTCCTTGAAATTGATGTGTATCTGGGCATCGAGAACTGGGAGGTGAAGCATGATGATACCCAGCATACGTGTtgtagaagggaagaagatgtaGGAAGGAACACCGAGTTCGTTGGCTATGCCAATCATGGTGGTGCAGAAGAAATCGATGACTAACTCATCGAGTTGAGATCGAGTTCCATTAGAGTCAGActcggaggaggaggagaagagctGGGTGATTCTGTCTTTGACAAgtggtttgtgattttctatgAAGATTTTTCTTGTTTGGGGTAGGAATTTTCcatgaagaattttttttttttttggtaaacttttCCATGAAGATTGATAAGATGGCTTCTGGGTCTGAGGGGTCTgagatgtatatatatatatatatatatataatacaatttttttgggtgaagtaTATATATAGTACATGACATTGACCCATAACTGACCAAGAGGCAGTTCATGGACAACCTAAGATCACgattctaagtattggtatcgtcaGGCGTACGTATCGGTTTTACTAGTCATCGATATTGGTAGtatgggtgcaagtttggccctattaGCCCGACCCCGTCCTGGTCGgtcctgagcccaaacagggcttGGATTGAGATATTTGGTCTTGatggcgggtcagggttggaaatttttggccctgagtcaggccCAGTCCGACCCTATTTTAAggtatactataaaatatattataaattgtaaatgtcacccacattttgttatataatatattatatatgaagtcaataagtgatataatacattttattacagtgttattttacgtaaaattgataattttttccTTGGCTCATTCCAGTCCATGcattcccttccccctccctatgATCAaagccaatcagggtcagcctggcccgaccctgagggtgggtcagggttggatttttctggccttgagtcagggtcgggtcaaggttgggcccagctaaggggacttagagTTGGGccagggttctataaagcccgatccaacccgaccctgttgcaaccctaattGGTAGCAAAGTACGGACAAGTGGTAAAATAgccagaaaactcatttttaaaggatattcaagggtaattttattcggtacagccgatccaggccgataccatatcgatatcgtatcgattttgtgTGTTGCCGATATCCGTTCCAATACCGATATTGTATCGGTAgcacggtacggacaaggggtaaaatagtcagaaaactcatttttaaaggaaattcaaggggaaTTTTATTCGATACAACCGATCCAGgctgataccatatcggtatcgattcgatttTGCGTGTtgccgatacccattccgataccgATATCGTAACGGTAgcatggtacggacaagggataaaatagcCAGAAAACCATTTTAAAAGgaaattcaagggtaattttattTGATACAGTCGATACAATGTCGGTATCGTATCAATTTTGTGTGTTGCTAATGCCCGTTCCGAATCCGAAATCGATATCATATCACTAGCATGGTACCGacaaaaggtaaaatagtcagaaaactcatttttaaaggaaattcaaggataatattataaaaatattatattttattttaaaaaaatattacataCTATTTGACACTTTAGAAGGTGTCGtcattaagaaaagaaaaccccTAACATAGTACGATAGTagggtttaccaaaaaaagaaatagtaCCGATAGTAGGGATTATTAATTAACTTTGGTTTATTTGAACATCAACCCCAGCTGGTACGGTGGTACTCCACCCTAAGCCCCTAACCCAAAAGCCATAGTAGgacaaagtttttcttcaccagGCTGGCTCGGTGAAGTTTCGTTGACCACTCCATCATTAATGATAatgatattcttcttcttttatgtttttagtaTGAAAAGAAAACATACTCGATAATCCAAATTTGCGAGCTGCATCCCTCCCAACTTCATCCCATTTCTTCTATCTcccaacttcatcttcaacctttgaACCTTGAAATCGCCGGCACATGCTCCCTACCATTGCCTGAGTCTTATGCCCTGGCAGGTAGAGAAGAAAGGTGCATGCGGAGAACACACACTCGCAGTTGTTCTTAattacttcttcttctgcaaTCAATTGGTTGTCTCTAGTCATCCTCTGTGTTGCTTAATTAATTCTTCTTCTACTGCAGCTATTGAAACCCATTACCACCTTCAGGCCCCAATTTCACCAACTTCTCTTCATTCAAGACGGTTCTCTGCTACAAGGTATGCTCTCTTTGTGTGTGGTTTCTGTACACCTTGAAAAAGTCTGGAATTATGAATTACCAGCagtaaaagaaacaaaaatcccATTGAAACTTACCATAAAAAAGATTAAAGGGTTTGAAGAAATATCATATCTTGGCACATGTGATCTCCGGTGATATTTCTTCAAACCCTTTAATCTTtttgatagaatttttttttttttttttttggaattcaCAGCTCACCATGTTGCTCATTAAAGCAAGAAAAAATGTGGTTAGTTTCAACCAACTATTCCACAACCTTTTCTTCAAAACAAGGATGATGCTTACAACCACAAAAACCTTTCCTCAAAGTCAAATTGTTGATCTAAACACTATTGAGTATGACTTGGCACAGAATATAAACTATTTCCTTCCTCTGCTAAGCCTCTGAAGGTGATAATTGATGCTTCCCCAAGGCTTCCTGCTTTTCCCAGTCTCAGCATCCATGCATACACTCAGAAGTTCCTTCTGCCGAACACATTTACTATCATTGTTCTGGTTCAGCACCAAGCAATTGAGGAATGATACCATCTCCTTCATACATGGTTTCCTAAGAGTTCCAAACTTCTTTGGATTGATATACAATCCACCTTGTTTACGACCCATCTCTTTTAGACCTTGAGGTTGCTCAGTGAGTCACTTTTGTTCTTATCGCTGCAAAGTGCCAACGCAGTGGCCCTCTTTTTGATAGAAACTTACCATAAAAAAGGGTACTTTTTCTCTTGGTACTGTTtacaaattaattatttttgtaacttctttttctttactctGGAGGAATCACTTACCATCTCTATCTCATTCCCTTACCCCTCTTTGTTTCAGACTTGAATGAAGTCTTCATTCCCACCGGAACCTAGCAAGCCACTTCTGCCTTGACTATTCTTCGTTCTCCTCTTATGTGcctgtctgtgtgtgtgtgtgtgtgtgtgtgtgtgtgtgtgtgtgaagaaGAGAGGGTTTATAGTTGTTAAACCCCAAAACTACAAAAACCCCCATAAACGATAACCTGCAACTCACATAATCACTTCATTTCAAGTGTATGCTTTGGTTGATTCATTGATTTGATTTCTACGATGGCCCGTGTACCTGGCTTTGTCAAATTTTTTCAAAGACTTTTCTGGTTTCGTCCCAGAGCCCTCTTCTTTAAGATTGAACAGTTTTCACTTGCAAACTTTCAGGCACGGCTCATCGATTcccaacaaccaaaaaaaaaaaaaaaaaaatacaattctTATTTAGCCCAGAATACATTAAAGCAGATTTCATCCCAAAGAAAAACCCACAACGGAATCAATTTCATGCTGGGTTCATGCCTTTCTATCATTTATAACGATATAATGACACAGACATGATGCTTTCCACTGATTTCCCAGAAAATAAGAAGTAGAACAAGCTTTGAACACTAATCTGTTGGACATAGAATAATGGATTGGTGCTTCCCTGCTTCCATTCTCACCGTCCACCACTGTACTGTTATGAAGCAATCCCCATATCTCATTATTAGTTCATAGGAAACTGAAAAAGTCATTCTAATTACAATCCCTCTCCGAACTGCAAGAACACCCAGAGGGTTTTCCTTCATCCAGGAAACTAAGTTCAATCTCTAATTAGCACACAACCCACCCACTACCGTGTCCTTGGTTTTCAGTCACAGTTTGCAGTAAATCCCTTGAATAAGCCGAGTAATTTCGTAGATAAAAAATCCCCATATCGCATGTTTCCCATGTATGCCTTTTTCACTAGGGTTATAGTGGTAATTTCGtagataaaaattaaaaaaatcagaaaaaatgttttatgcattacatgctgttttagaaagtttttatttattttttatattttatgtatATACATGTTCATCTTGCATCAAAATCATGCATAAAGCTTATTTTTGCCCtcaggggcatttttgtaatttaccAAAAGCAGGCCCAATGTACCATCTAGTAGCTTTATTTGGCAAGTTTAATAATTTTAGAATGTTTAATGACATATCAAATGCCTGAGATGACTTAAAAGTGTATGTTCTAGCCCTTTTACCATTTGGcctttaggggtattttggttatcTTGTGACTGAATCATGTTTAGGGTCTCACAAAGTTTCCTACCATTTTCTTTGTATGTTCTAATTTTCATAAGCAAgttttaagtataagtttgcattttcatgcatatttgccCTAatatgggcatttttgtaattttaaccACTTTATGCTTTTTAGCATTGTATATGTTTTAATGATTCACATGCATGCTGTTAATTATTTCTAATCATGTTTTAATATTTTGTAGTAGTTAAATGTGATTttatgcctttgtacatatttaaGTCTTCTAgaggcattttcataattttagcCATTTCAGCTCTTAAGTGAGTTTGTCTTCAACATAATTGTCTTTCTCCATGATATAATCATAGCCTTAGGGTCTTAATCACTTTTGCACAATTGATCATGCttttgaccatagagttaggttTTCTAACTTAGGTAAAATACATCAACTAGATTAATTAGGACGCATAATGTGTATAATCACCTAATTTAAgagtagtaattaggattaaaacattaatctaaattagcctaattaggttcataaatttcaacaaaaataatcaaaatcttggaaaaaaaattactttaatTAAGTGTATAATACGTATAATACAACAATATACAACATAGTTTGGTCTAGGTAATTGGCTGTCGGTCGGatggttgctgggtgcctaacaccttcccaccttgtaacttgacacttactcGTAGATCTGAGGCAGACCATCCactgagtcattggagttaattttgTGCCTCTTCTGCGAAGGAAGGGACACCATTAATGGGtcataaacccaaaatctaggtggcgactcccacttttccattgttcttctttcccCAGGGTGCACGCCAGCGACTTCCGTCCGCTGCACCTATAGTGGCAACCCCATTGGGAATATCAGACTTTTGATTAATCATACTTTCTTGTATACttgttgtgttatacataattgtttgtatatattgtgattgtactaactgcatcatgcatcgtgctcgaagtgaaatcaaacgacgagggtactccctgttgtgcctctaccccaaggaggtggggcacatcatactaagtactttgAGATAGGATGATAGCCACTTCCTGCATCACATTCAAGCACATACTCACTGCATGGAATCACTCAACCCCGTTGTAGACACCTAATTTTTGTCACCCTCCTTGGCGATGATAACACACGGAGTACCGGCAATCTTTGTCTCAGACAcacaaatataaaataaaaaaggagaatgtGTGGACTTGGCCcagggaaaagcccattggtGTCAAGTCCATAAGGGGGTGCCACATGGCATCTtaaggaaaataaagagagagaaaaaacctAAAAGGCTGGGTTTTAATAGGACCAGATTTAGGACTCGATAAAATTAAGATTGTAGGATCTATTTTGGCTttgctttttgggtttgggttgggcctccAACATTGACAAATCAATTAATTGAGGAATGGGTTTAGACTTAAGGTTACAAGACAATGGGCTGGTTTGGTTCAGATTTTGGTGAGTGGCCTATAATGGTTTGGGCCCATTTGATTTCGGTTTCGGTTGGGACATCGACCGATGAACCAAGGTTGAAGTCTTGTGTGGGGAGTTTAGGCCCATTGTTTTGCTCATGagtgtagttttttttttttatccaaagtTCACATCTCCCCATTTCATTCGATTAAGTTTAAgggattccaaatgaatttcCAAAATCGATTTTGGGTACGATTAGAACATGTGCGAAGGAGTGAGAATCCCCATCTAGTGGCCCGAGTTGAAACGTTACACGTTGGGATCCTGTGGGACATAAATGTACGCTCTTTGAGACGGGAGTTGGGCTAGCCCCTCATCTAGCCCGCA encodes:
- the LOC122640709 gene encoding uncharacterized protein LOC122640709; amino-acid sequence: MGRKQGGLYINPKKFGTLRKPCMKEMVSFLNCLVLNQNNDSKCVRQKELLSVCMDAETGKSRKPWGSINYHLQRLSRGRK